Proteins from a single region of Tripterygium wilfordii isolate XIE 37 unplaced genomic scaffold, ASM1340144v1 ctg73, whole genome shotgun sequence:
- the LOC119994965 gene encoding uncharacterized protein LOC119994965 — protein MAFTTSHGEAEEYGPHRPKKKSGDTLVDKERSEWTMEDKKLMKPNECISDMFARLTTICNELQSLGKVYSNADRVQKVLRSLPKTWKDKVTAIQEAKDLQTLKLEELIGSLMTHEIELTKYEEEDETPRRKGIALAANSDSSSDEDEETQIARNFRKFMKFQKQGGFKSKGNFKGKKNELTCFRCGKTGHLIAECPKPSKKKFKGKGKKEKKAFKATWDNTSSDGSSSEEEEDHTPKLCLMAKSAEVSSSQDEVVSVSESQCFDSLSDAYAQLCEFHESLMLKYKLAKKEISRLKKVEKVHLHDCVELKTKHDDLDITCNDLAGNIDDLVMEIKALKEHTCQGITDLQLQKLREFDEMQERVKELDSEILSWEEYESKMLDKLTNLKSEVENLNEKNQLLEMKFSQFCTSSEKLDLLFSSQRHYLDKSGIGYDPMKLNESLSGTSAMGRTSIVAAQRAKLLRARVSHPRPGVFKLKRYWVCLKTEFKSGEWYLDSGCSRHMTGNPTMFTTFTKKKHGGNITFGDNSKGRILGNGSVGNSSFAIDGVLYVSGLSFNLISISQLADKGFVVKFKKDKYLIKNKLKELVVAGSISGNVYVIDFESLSSSLTCLIASSDCALHWHRRLGHIGMSTLRKFAC, from the exons ATGGCATTCACAACATCTCATGGTGAGGCTGAAG AGTATGGTCCACATAGGCCTAAGAAGAAATCAGGAGACACGCTTGTCgataaagaaagaagtgaatGGACAATGGAAGATAAGAAATTG ATGAAACCAAATGAATGCATTTCTGATATGTTTGCTCGTCTAACCACCATTTGTAATGAATTGCAAAGTCTTGGTAAAGTGTACTCAAATGCAGATAGAGTTCAAAAGGTACTAAGGAGCTTACCAAAGACATGGAAAGACAAAGTCACCGCAATCCAAGAGGCAAAGGACTTGCAGACCTTGAAGTTGGAGGAACTCATTGGGAGCTTAATGACACATGAGATTGAGCTAACGAAgtatgaagaagaggatgagacACCTAGAAGAAAAGGAATAGCACTTGCTGCTAATTCGGATAGCTCaagtgatgaagatgaggagacacaaattgcaagaaatttcaGAAAGTTTATGAAATTTCAGAAGCAAGGAGGCTTCAAGAGCAAGGGTAACTTCAAGGGTAAGAAAAATGAACTAACATGTTTTAGATGTGGCAAAACAGGTCACTTGATTGCTGAATGCCCAAAACCTTCAAAGAAGAAGtttaaaggaaaaggaaagaaagagaagaaggccTTTAAAGCTACATGGGATAACACTAGCTCAGATGGCTCATCaagtgaagaagaggaagatcacACACCCAAATTGTGTTTAATGGCAAAATCGGCTGAAGTCTCATCTAGTCAAGATGAGGTAGTAAGTGTTTCTGAATCTCAATGTTTTGATTCATTATCTGATGCATATGCTCAATTATGTGAATTTCATGAATCTCTAATGCTTAAATACAAGCTAGCTAAAAAGGAAATTTCTAGACTAAAGAAAGTTGAAAAGGTGCATCTGCATGATTGTGTAGAATTGAAGACTAAGCATGATGATTTAGATATTACATGTAATGATCTTGCTGGTAATATTGATGATCTTGTGATGGAAATTAAAGCACTTAAAGAACACACATGTCAAGGCATAACTGATTTACAATTACAAAAGTTACGTGAATTTGATGAAATGCAAGAAAGAGTAAAAGAGTTAGATAGTGAAATACTGTCTTGGGAAGAGTATGAATCCAAAATGCTTGATAAACTCACAAATTTGAAATCTGAAGTAGAAAATCTAAATGAAAAGAACCAATTGCTTGAAATGAAATTCTCACAATTTTGTACAAGTTCTGAAAAATTGGATTTgctattttcttctcaaaggcatTATTTGGATAAGAGTGGAATTGGATATGATCCAATGAAGCTAAATGAGAGTCTAAGTGGCACAAGTGCCATGGGTAGAACCTCTATTGTGGCTGCCCAAAGGGCCAAGCTCCTAAGAGCTAGGGTTTCACACCCAAGGCCAGGTGtatttaaattgaaaaggtattgg gTATGCTTAAAAACAGAATTCAAGAGTGGAGAATGGTATCTTGATAGTGGATGTTCTAGGcatatgactggaaatccaaCCATGTTCACTACCTTCACTAAAAAGAAACATGGTGGAAACATCACATTTGGAGATAACTCCAAAGGTAGAATTCTTGGAAATGGTTCCGTAGGTAATTCTTCCTTTGCCATAGATGGTGTGCTGTATGTGAGTGGTTTATCATTTAATCTCATTAGCATTAGTCAACTAGCTGATAAAGGATTTGTGGTAAAGTTCAAAAAGGACAAATACTTGATTAAAAATAAGTTAAAAGAATTGGTAGTTGCTGGTTCTATAAGTGGCAATGTGTATGTTATTGATTTTGAATCTTTAAGTAGTAGtttaacttgtttgattgcttctaGTGATTGTGCATtacattggcatagaagattaggtcatattggCATGTCAACTTTGAGAAAATTTGCATGCTAG